The Mesorhizobium loti DNA segment CCGATGGCGCTGGGCTCCGGCGAGACGACCGTCATGCGCATGGTTTCGGCCTATTCGATCATGGCCAATGGCGGCAAGTCGATCAAGCCATCGCTGATCGACCGCATCCAGGACCGCTACGGCAAGACCGTGTTCAAACAGGACGAGCGTGGCTGCGAAGGCTGCAACGCGCCTGAATGGAAGAACCAGCCGGAGCCGGAACTGGTCGACAATTCCGAGCAGGTGCTCGATCCGATGACCGCCTATCAGATCACTTCCATGATGGAAGGCGTGGTGCAGCGCGGCACCGGCGCCACCATCGGCGAGCTTGGCCGCCACATCGCCGGCAAGACCGGCACCACCAACGACGAGAAGGACGCCTGGTTCATCGGCTACACGCCGAACCTCGTGGTTGGTCTCTACATGGGCTACGACACGCCGCGCGGCCTCGGCCATGGCGCCACCGGCGGCGGTCTGGCCGCCCCGATCTTCAAGGATTTCATGCGCGTCGCGCTGGACGGCACGCCCAATGTCGACTTCAAGGTTCCCGACGGTATGAACCTGATCGCCATCAATCGCAAGACCGGCATGCGTGCCGCGTCGGGCGATCCGGGCACCATCATCGAGGCCTTCAAGCCGGGCACCGGTCCCGCCGACAGCTATTGGGTGATCGGCATGGGGGCCGATGGCTCCAACGCCTCGGGCGGCGCATTGTCGCCGCAGGCCAACCAGGCCATCCAGGACGGCGGCGGCGGCCTTTACTGACGGGTCCCAATGCCTGACCGCTGGGCTGGCCTCGGGGCCGGCCCATTTCGCTTTACACGTGGCGGCGCCGTCCCTATGTATCGCGCCGACCGAAGTGTCACTTCAGCAACAGGACAAAATACCAGGCCATGCGCGCGGAAACGCAGAATATTGTCGACGAGATCAGGCAGGCGATAACCCTGCTGAGGAGGCATCTTTGACTGGGATCAGGCCATAAAGCGGCTTGAATACCTGAATGTGCGCGCCGAGGACGCCAGCCTCTGGAACGAACCGCTGGAAGCGCAGAAGCTGATGCGCGAACGCCAGGGCCTCGAGGAAGGCATCGCGGCGGTCAAGGGCCTGACCCAGGCGCTGGAAGACAATATCGGCCTGATCGAACTCGGCGAGGAAGAGGGCGACGAGGGCGTTATCGCCGAGGCCGAAGCGGCGATCCGCTCGATGCAGGGCGAGGCCAAGGCCCGCCAGGTCGAAACGCTGCTGTCGGGCGAGGCGGACGCCAACGACACCTATCTCGAAGTTCATGCCGGCGCCGGCGGCACCGAGAGCCAGGACTGGGCCTCGATGCTGCTGCGCATGTACACGCGCTGGGCCGAACGCCGCCGCTTCAAGGTCGAGGTGCTGGAAGTGCATGACGGCGAAGAGGCCGGCATCAAATCCGCTACGCTCTTGATCAAGGGCCACAATGCCTATGGCTGGCTGAAGACCGAATCCGGTGTCCACCGCCTGGTGCGCATTTCGCCCTATGACAGCAATGCGCGCCGCCATACGTCCTTCTCCAGCATCTGGGTCTACCCAGTCGTCGATGACAGGATCGAGATCGATGTTTCGGAATCGGATGTGCGCATCGACACTTACCGCTCATCGGGTTCTGGCGGCCAGCACGTCAACACCACCGATTCGGCCGTGCGCATCACCCATATCGCCACGGGCATCGCGGTCGCCTGCCAGGCCGAGCGTTCGCAGCATAAGAACAAGGCCAAGGCCTGGGAGATGCTGCGCTCGCGCCTCTACGAGGAAGAGTTGAAGAAGCGCGAAGCCGTCGCCAATGCCACCGAAGCCTCGAAGAGCGACATCGGCTGGGGTCACCAGATCCGCTCTTACGTGCTGCAGCCCTATCAGTTGGTGAAGGATCTGCGCACCGGCGTCGAAAGCACCAGCCCGTCGAGCGTGCTCGACGGCGACCTCGACGATTTCATGGAAGCCTCGCTGTCGCAACGCATCGAGGGTGGTGCTGGTGAGGCCGTGGCGGATCTGGACTAGCTCCGTCCGCCACCAAACCCGCATTTGCCACCGCTCGCATCTTCGGGGAACATCTTGTTGCTGCCCCAAGCGGCCGGACGACGGATGCGGTCCGGCTACGCAGCAATTTCTTGCGCCGACTCACATTTCGGCTCACCATTTAAGGCAGGAGGAGACAAAAGCATTTATGGCCGGTCGCGGCATATCTGCTGACGATTGGCCGCTGGGAAGACACGTTCCGGGAACGGGCAGGCGTAACGCTTGAACCTCGTTTGAAAGGAACGTTCCCATGTTTGCCGCCAATTCCAGATCGGCCATCGCCGGTCCATCGGTTGGCCAGCTTCTCCTTCCTCTGTTTGCAGCCTCAGCGATCGCGCTCATGACGATGCCTGCCTTGGCACATGACGCAAAACCGACCGCGGCCAAGCCGCAAGGCTGGAGCTATCCGTTCGCCTGCTGTGCGAACTACGACTGCCACGAAGTGTCGCAAACCTCGATCAGCGAGCGCCCGGAAGGTTATGTCATCAAGGACACCGGGGAGGTGCTGGCCTACAGCGACAGACGCATCAAGGATTCGCCCGACGGTGAATTCCATTGGTGTGCGCACGAGGCTGGCCTCGATGCCGGCAAGACCATCTGCCTGTTCGTGCCGCCATCGTCATACTGAGTCTGCTGTCGGCTGTTCAGGCGTAGAGCCTGCTGACAGGCAGTTGTCAGGATCGCTTCTTTATGGTGCCCTGCCGCATGGGCGGCGGACAATGGAGAGGTGATGTTGATGACCATCAAGGCGAGCTGCCACTGCAAGGCGACGACATTCGAGGTTTCTGAGGCACCGCAGACGGTGACGCAATGCACCTGCTCGTTCTGCTCGAAACGCGGCTCGCTCTGGGCTTACTACGTCCCGTCGCAGTTCAAGCTGACCAGTCCGCCGGAAAACGTTTCTGTCTATCAGTGGGGGTCGAAAACCGTGAAGCACGGGTTTTGCGCGACCTGCGGCTGCGGCACTTTCACCGAAACACCGGATTGGTCCACCGGCGAGCCGGATTTCGACAATCCGAAGATTAGCGTCAACTCGCGGTTGTTCGATGATTTCGATCTCGACAAGGTGGAAGTGGTGGTCATAGACGGCAAGAATCTCTGGTAGCCGGCCAAGGCGGTCGTCATGTAATTGGCCCCGGGAAAAGCCGTCCTCGGCGCTTTTCCCGTTCCGCTTTTCGCCGCAATTCATGGTACAAGTCGCGGGAAGGGCTGATTTGGCGCCGTCGAAAAGGCGCGACTTGGAGAGGGACCATCTATGAAGAAAACCGTGCTCGTCGTCGTGGCGACGGCTCTGCTCGTGAGCGCCTGCACCACCACCGATCCGTATACGGGCGACCAGAAGATTTCCAACACGGCAGCAGGTGCCGGCCTTGGTGCCCTGGCAGGCGCTAGCCTTGGTCTGCTTGCCGGTGGCAATGACCGCCGTAACGCGCTGATCGGCGCTGGCATCGGTGCACTGGCCGGCGGCGCCATCGGCGCCACCATGGATCAGAACGAAGCAGAACTGCGCCGGCAGCTCGAGGGCACTGGTGTCAGCGTCACCCGCAGTGGCGACCAGATCATCCTCAACATGCCGTCGGACATCACCTTCAATGTCGATCAGGATGCGGTCAAGCCCGGCTTCTATCCGGTGCTGAACTCGGTTGCACTGGTGCTGAAGAAATTCAAGCAGACCACCGTCGACGTGTTCGGCCACACCGATTCGACCGGCGGCGACCAGCACAATTTCGATCTGTCACAGCGCCGCGCGCTGGCGGTCGCCAACTATCTGTCCGGTCAGGGCGTCGATCAGCGCCGCTTCGCCGTCACCGGCTTCGGCAAGACGCGGCCGATCGCATCCAATGCGACGGCCGCCGGCCGCGAGCAGAACCGTCGCGTCGAGATCCAGCTGTCGCCGCTCACCTGATCTTTTCGGCAATCGAATGCGAAACGGCCCCCAAGCGGGGCCGTTTTTGCTTGCCCGGCCATCGACGCTCTCCAGATTGCTCCGCTTAAATATTAGATAGTTCTAAATAACAACTTTCCCGTAGTCATCGAAAGGGCTAGCATCGTCACCGTTCCAGAGGGGATGAGGCGGTACTACCGGCCGCGCAATAAGCATTTTCCCGCCTCGGTCTTGCACGGCCAGATCAGAAAGTCTGGGAGGAATGCATGACAAGAACAGCCAGCCTTGGACGCTGCGGCGTCCTCGCTTTGACCGGCATTTTGGGTGTGTGGTTGGGACTCGCCACGGCTCGGGCCGAGGACGCCAACAAGGCCGATATCGAAGCCTTGAAGAAATCATTGGCCAAGTATGAAGACTACACCGCAGCTGTCCGCGACCTCTATCTGTCGACCGTCGGCTGCGTCTATTACAGCGGAGAAAAAATAGCGGGCGCGATGGATTATCCGAAAGGCGCCATGGGCATCCATTTCGTCAACGTCCCCAGCGTCGGCCAGAAACTCGATCCGATGAAGCCCAACGTCCTGATCTACGAGCCGACCAAGAAAGGCCTGAAGTTGGTCGGTGTGGAATGGCTGGTGCCGCTGACGCCGGACGTCAAAGCACCGCCGAAGCTGTTTGGCCAAACCTTCATGGGGCCGATGGAGGGACACTATCCGCTCATCCCGAGGGAATTCGTCCACTACGACCTTCACGCCTGGCTGTTCAGGGACAATCCGAACGGCATGTTCAGTCCGACGAACCCCAACGTGAAATGCAACAAGGCCGAGTTTCCGATGCTGGAGAAGCCGACCAAGATGATGCCTGGGCCGATGTAACGGGCGACCCAAGCCAATGCATGTCGTCCAGGAGTGGCTCTGGTTTCGAGAGCAGCACGGCATGCATGAAACAGGACTAGGCGCGTCGCCTGAATCCGTTCGAAGCGATGCATGGAGTTCGCCGAGGGGGGCAAGCCGGTTGGCTTGCCGCCCGAAGGCTGTCGGGATCAGACCTTGGCGACGATGCGCATGAAGGCCGGCATGTCATCGCCAAAGCCCACGGTGGTGTCGTTGTCTTCCTGGTGGCGGTGACGGGCAGGGCGGTTGCTGTCGCGCTGCGGCCTGGTGTCACCCCGTTCCGGTGCGCGCTGCTCGTTGCGATCGGAGGATTTGCGCTCCGTGTTGTCCGAGCGGATCGCCTCCTTGCGCGCGCGCCGTTCGCCGATGTCGGCGACAGCCGTCTCAGCCACATCGGGCTGTTCTTGCTGTGCGATGACCGGAGAGGCATCTTCCTCTGCATGTCTGGCGCGACGCTCGCCGCCCTTTTTGCGCTCGCCCCTGTCTTTGCGATCATCGTCCTTGCGGCCGGCGCGACGCGGCGCGCCCTTGCCCCGGCGCGGTGCATCGTCTTCACTTTCGCTGGCGACCACGGTCGACAGGTCACCGTCATGCCACTCGATCTTGTTGCCGATCAGCCGTTCGATGGCGTCGATATACTTGGTGTCCGACTTGGTCGCGATGGTGAACGACTTGCCGGAGCGCCCGGCGCGGCCCGTGCGGCCAATGCGGTGGACATAGTCCTCGGCATGGATCGGTACGTCATAGTTGAAGACGTGGCTGACATCGGGGATGTCGAGACCGCGCGCGGCGACGTCCGAAGCCACGAGGTAGCGCAGCTTTCCGTCACGGAAATTGGCCAACATCTGCATGCGGGCGCGCTGGTCCATGTCGCCATGCAGGGCGCCGGCATCGAAATCATACTTCAGCAGCGAGCGGAACAGTTCCGACACCTCGACCTTGCGGTTGCAGAAGATGATGGCGTTCTTCAACTCCGCGTCTTCGGCCTTGATGAGATTGCGCAGCGTCTCGCGCTTGTCCCAGGGCTTCGAACCGGATTTGACCAGCCGCTGGATGATGTTGGTGGCGGCCGACGCCGCCTTCGAAACTTCGACACGCACGGGCGCGTGCAGGAATTTCTCCGTCAGCTTGGTGATTTCCGGCGGCATGGTCGCCGAGAAGAACAGCGTCTGCCGGGTGAACGGGATCATCTCGCAGATGCGCTCGATATCGGGAATGAAGCCCATGTCGAGCATACGGTCGGCTTCGTCGATGACGAGAATCTCGACACCGTTGAGCAAAAGCTTACCGCGCTCGCGGTGGTCGAGCAGACGACCCGGCGTCGCGATCAGCACGTCGGCGCCGCGCTCCAGCTTCTTGTCCTGCTCGTCGAACGACACGCCGCCGATCAAAAGCGCGATGTTGAGCTTGTGGTTCTTGCCGTATTTGACGAAGTTTTCTTCGACCTGCGCGGCAAGCTCACGCGTCGGCTCCAGGATCAGCGTGCGCGGCATCCGGGCGCGGGCACGGCCCTTTTCCAGCCGGGTCAGCATCGGCAGCACGAAGGAGGCGGTCTTGCCGGTGCCGGTCTGGGCTATGCCCAGCACGTCCTTGCCGAGCAAGGCGTGCGGGATCGCACCAGCCTGGATCGGAGTCGGCTGCGTGTAGCCGGCATCGGTAACTGCGGAAAGCACCTTCGGCGACAGGCCGAGGTCTGAAAAGGTCAACGCTTCTTGAGCGATCGTGGTGTCTGAGGACAAGTGTTGTTGTCTTTGGCTGGTTCGGGGAGGCGCAACGTTATTCGTCGCGGCAAGCGCCACGCGCCTGCAAGATTGGCAATGCGATTAGGCGCAAGCCCGCGATTTGTCAACAGAAACGGGCGGGATTGGCGCGATTGTGAAGTTGTAACCTTAATCGCGATGCTTAATCCGGCCGCTTCTCTCTGTGCCGGCTCAATACCGGAACTGTTCAGCCAGGATGCGCTCGTTCCAGGAGTGGTTGGGGTCAAACAGCAAGGTCGCCGTCGCTG contains these protein-coding regions:
- a CDS encoding peptide chain release factor 2; translation: MRAEDASLWNEPLEAQKLMRERQGLEEGIAAVKGLTQALEDNIGLIELGEEEGDEGVIAEAEAAIRSMQGEAKARQVETLLSGEADANDTYLEVHAGAGGTESQDWASMLLRMYTRWAERRRFKVEVLEVHDGEEAGIKSATLLIKGHNAYGWLKTESGVHRLVRISPYDSNARRHTSFSSIWVYPVVDDRIEIDVSESDVRIDTYRSSGSGGQHVNTTDSAVRITHIATGIAVACQAERSQHKNKAKAWEMLRSRLYEEELKKREAVANATEASKSDIGWGHQIRSYVLQPYQLVKDLRTGVESTSPSSVLDGDLDDFMEASLSQRIEGGAGEAVADLD
- a CDS encoding glutathione-dependent formaldehyde-activating protein produces the protein MTIKASCHCKATTFEVSEAPQTVTQCTCSFCSKRGSLWAYYVPSQFKLTSPPENVSVYQWGSKTVKHGFCATCGCGTFTETPDWSTGEPDFDNPKISVNSRLFDDFDLDKVEVVVIDGKNLW
- a CDS encoding outer membrane protein/peptidoglycan-associated lipoprotein, producing the protein MKKTVLVVVATALLVSACTTTDPYTGDQKISNTAAGAGLGALAGASLGLLAGGNDRRNALIGAGIGALAGGAIGATMDQNEAELRRQLEGTGVSVTRSGDQIILNMPSDITFNVDQDAVKPGFYPVLNSVALVLKKFKQTTVDVFGHTDSTGGDQHNFDLSQRRALAVANYLSGQGVDQRRFAVTGFGKTRPIASNATAAGREQNRRVEIQLSPLT
- a CDS encoding ATP-dependent RNA helicase, with product MTFSDLGLSPKVLSAVTDAGYTQPTPIQAGAIPHALLGKDVLGIAQTGTGKTASFVLPMLTRLEKGRARARMPRTLILEPTRELAAQVEENFVKYGKNHKLNIALLIGGVSFDEQDKKLERGADVLIATPGRLLDHRERGKLLLNGVEILVIDEADRMLDMGFIPDIERICEMIPFTRQTLFFSATMPPEITKLTEKFLHAPVRVEVSKAASAATNIIQRLVKSGSKPWDKRETLRNLIKAEDAELKNAIIFCNRKVEVSELFRSLLKYDFDAGALHGDMDQRARMQMLANFRDGKLRYLVASDVAARGLDIPDVSHVFNYDVPIHAEDYVHRIGRTGRAGRSGKSFTIATKSDTKYIDAIERLIGNKIEWHDGDLSTVVASESEDDAPRRGKGAPRRAGRKDDDRKDRGERKKGGERRARHAEEDASPVIAQQEQPDVAETAVADIGERRARKEAIRSDNTERKSSDRNEQRAPERGDTRPQRDSNRPARHRHQEDNDTTVGFGDDMPAFMRIVAKV